ataggagtaaaacaaaaagtaaggccgatatttttattttatttaatttttttttttttgggggggggggggggataaagcgggttgccatacattgcatcagactcacccattcgccaacccaagtgtgcatatgtctttcttggacaattattttattttgctactatgtttggtaaactgcaattatgcccaatatttttgtatttgcattttaggtctactctTAGATGATCTATACCTAATCatgtgttttaaagtgatctgctttcacagcagctacatttctgctgtgttcttttccgttggtctatggttctgaattgagccaggtatatctattatgctatgtcactaagtactatagggaaaagaataactgaagttgattgagatctattctgattctcctggtATCCGtttcaacaggtttttatttgcttttcaacatccatttcatagtggtacatgtggctttgattaatattaccataaagactgctgaaaatgggtgtggtacggaaacctagaaatggcatgagttcaacatcaaatatggattaggtacttctcggttttttttccatcgaaaaagtatttttaatgctattattttccattcacagaattttagcaggggatcaagtcaaatctggaagtgttacaggatggaagagttggcccgtagttgaaaaaacactgagagtgcatttctgttaaggtatgaggtaaagtaatagagtaatggaaattgtctaatgagaagtatcatcttgtgttaataaatccggTACAATCCTCATAGAATCCTtcatagttctgtcacagctagaagcctcaaataattctgcttctcttgctaaagaacaacttgtcctttacgttcagagtgttggtgaagctggttacttaaatggccctaaagatgtttcacttcgctgtcattgcagcgatgaacatcatacatggactctttaggtatgaaaggatttttcttcaaataattttgaatttatgacaaagcatttctccagctttttgccaaccatgtctaatctaaaaaaaaaaatttttccaataggaaaggattttcatgtactaggaacacaactatcaacaatgcaacattctacaggtgctagtttatcattcaagagccctatacaatgaagttaatctgcaatttgtatgtcctttcccaagcttccaccagaagttgaatctatgagtcatgtaagttccatgatcaacaattgatgtgtttaaaacggtgttgtttttcttttctcaatataggttaatagtaacattggatctgaaaagattcttggttggggcaagacactgaataaattgtattgattggatggatgacatgacattgctatacttaattcggattccccagacggtatttgatatttaaaaaattgaagtgcatatctgggctcccttcttttctgaagccccgtttccccttgactcataataagcccgtagggggtcatgcccctactgtacggtatatataaaaacaacatataccgaggtttggagggctctggccggaaaggggacgtggggtgccgcttcgtccgatgatgtgttcacggagggtgacgtggctgcccacaaatccgaactaaaggttaatcgctcctgtaaaaatgttccaaatcttcagctcttcttccggcttctcttagccaatcaccgggtaatctccccggtgggtcaacaaggcagtgtctccccctgcctgggttgacggcaacttttgaaagggctattgtgcctttttaaagttgcaaaaataattgtaatgtgcagagaattgtcaataaatttttttttataaaatgttttttgcaaaatttttttctttcattgtctgtgttcgctttgttcacacattacatttatcaactttttttttatttagcttgctcaattcatttttatggtttttgccaccgttgtatcgcttatctgttagtattcaattagtatttattacacttcttgaattcttgaacttagacaaggaacaacgtgtaatacctggatattttctgaagtaattttatacttgtatattgttttactggtatgggaatcgatccccagacattcagcgtgcaacgccgatgctctaacattgagccacgagatatatctatcatattatatctattatcgcatatcatatgttatagtctaggatgtttatgtagtctttcacaagtatatatttatctttttttagctttcataaggttcatagctctgtggtagagcattcagctgcggtaactgttaccctgggttcaaaccttagtagatgtataaagatctacgtttcaattttattcaaagtgtaaatgcaagtccgcaagtgactagaaaaaagctaacctgacatcatatgattcatggctcattggtagagcatcggcgcggtatgccgaacatccagggttcgatccctggataataattgaatgctaacagataaacgagaaaacaatggaaacaatgcttaccatcaaaggtggcataaacaataaaggtgaattgagcaagctaactaaaaaaaaattgataaatgtaatatgtgaacacagacaatgaaagagactaattttgcaaaaaaattttctaaaaaaaaaatttattgacaattctctgaacattacaattatttttgcaactttaaaaaggcacaatagccctttcaaaagttgccgtcaacccaggcagggggagacactgccttgttgacccaccggggagattacccggtgattggctaagagaagccggaagaagagctgaagatttggaacatttttacaggagcgattaacctttagttcggatttgtgggcagccacgtcaccctccgtgaacacatcatcggacgaagcggcaccccacgtcccctttccggccagagccctccaaacctcggtatatgttgtttttatatataccgtacagtaggggcatgaccccctacgggcttattacgagtcaaggggaaacggggctacggaaaggaagggagcccagatatgcacttcaattttttaaatataaaataccgtctcgggaatccaaattaagtatagaaatgtcatgtcatccattcaatcattacaatttattcagtgtcttgccccaaccaagaatcttttcagatccaatgttactattaacctatgctgagaaaagaaaaacaccattaagcatctcaattgttgctcatgtgacttacatgacttatagattcaacttctggcagaagcttgggaaaggccatacaaattgcagatgaaaatcattgtataaggctcttgaatgataaaatagcacccctagaatgttgcattgttgatagttgtgttcccagtatgctgaaaatcctttcctattggataattttttttttagattagacatggttggcaaaaagcaggagaaatgctttgtcataaattcaaaaaattttcaagaaaattcctttcatacctaaaagtccatgtatgatgttcatcgctgcaatgccaacgaaatgaaacatctttagggccatttaagtacccagcttcaccaacactctgaacgtaaaggacaagttgttctttagcaagagaagcagaattatttgaggcttctagctgtgacagaactataaaggattgctgttacacaggattcattcacacaagatggtacttctcattagacaatttgcatactctattactttacctcataccttaatggtaatgcactttcagtgtttttcaactgtaggctcactcttccatcctgtaacacttccagacttgacttgatcccccactaaaattctgtgaatgcaaaataatagcattaaaaatactttttcaatagacaaaaaaccgaaaagtacctaatttatgttttatgttgaactcgtggtatttctgggtttccgtaccacacccattttcagcccatatacggtcccacaattgttcacttccttcgctgcatggacttattactaacaattttagtgcagcactaacagaatttaactttaacacgctgtcaggtggtagactgaataactaaacaataaataattgtttgttaaaattctatacttattttgaattcttatttgaaaagtttaggtacctgactgtgttcgcctaatgccaattcatcctcatgttcagttagggatgagtttggaaaaac
The window above is part of the Daphnia carinata strain CSIRO-1 chromosome 7, CSIRO_AGI_Dcar_HiC_V3, whole genome shotgun sequence genome. Proteins encoded here:
- the LOC130690270 gene encoding uncharacterized protein LOC130690270, whose protein sequence is MDKMIQQKDDQIMKLQAQLLEQHKILDNSKAKDAQILSLQAQLGEKNKLERNSFQTVKEVFPNSSLTEHEDELALGEHSQLFSLPPDSVLKLNSVSAALKLLVISPCSEGSEQLWDRIWAENGCGTETQKYHEFNIKHKLEF